A region from the Oceanidesulfovibrio marinus genome encodes:
- a CDS encoding menaquinone biosynthetic enzyme MqnA/MqnD family protein, whose product MSASTEQHTKISMKLGRIGYLNVLPIYEPIESGDPDVLGDLDFEIVSGPPSYLNDRMAAGELPISSMSSVEYGRRHEQYLLIPDLGIGSRGPVQSVLLLSRKPIKELNGGGILVSAQTHTSATLLRMLLADHYGLDSLRYTTGNATAILESGERPQAILCIGDEALTLRRHPDYPVRLDLGEAWREWTGLPFIFGLWGVSRKTFQEQPAQLRAAARALLASKRAGVAKLPSLLPAVSQTTGMTVDELTDYFAGLVYDLGPEELDGLRAFYAALARHGIIDSAPALEFIDI is encoded by the coding sequence ATGAGCGCATCGACTGAGCAGCACACGAAAATATCCATGAAGCTTGGGCGGATAGGCTACCTCAACGTCCTGCCCATCTACGAACCCATCGAGTCCGGCGATCCCGACGTTCTGGGCGATCTCGACTTTGAGATCGTAAGCGGACCGCCATCTTACCTCAACGACCGCATGGCCGCTGGCGAGCTACCCATCTCGTCCATGTCCTCTGTGGAGTATGGTCGCCGGCACGAGCAGTATCTGCTCATCCCGGATCTGGGCATTGGCAGCCGTGGACCAGTGCAGTCCGTGCTTCTGCTCTCACGCAAGCCCATCAAGGAGCTCAACGGGGGGGGCATCCTCGTCAGCGCCCAGACGCACACCTCGGCCACGCTTCTGCGCATGCTCCTGGCCGATCACTACGGCCTCGATTCATTGCGGTATACCACGGGAAACGCGACTGCGATTCTAGAGTCCGGCGAGCGGCCCCAGGCCATCCTCTGCATTGGCGACGAGGCCCTGACTCTGCGCCGCCACCCGGACTATCCGGTCCGACTGGACCTGGGCGAGGCCTGGCGGGAGTGGACTGGCTTGCCCTTCATCTTCGGGCTCTGGGGTGTGTCCCGCAAAACCTTCCAGGAGCAGCCGGCGCAGCTTCGCGCCGCGGCACGCGCTCTCCTTGCCAGCAAACGCGCCGGCGTGGCCAAGCTGCCCAGCCTGCTGCCTGCCGTCTCCCAAACCACCGGCATGACCGTGGACGAGCTCACCGATTACTTCGCCGGCCTGGTCTACGACCTCGGCCCCGAGGAGCTCGACGGGCTGCGCGCCTTCTACGCTGCGCTTGCCCGCCACGGCATCATCGACTCGGCTCCTGCGTTGGAGTTTATCGATATCTAA
- the mqnC gene encoding cyclic dehypoxanthinyl futalosine synthase, with protein MLIATLPDAVRSVADAVLDGQRIGKDEALLLAYEADLHTLMRLAHAVRMRKAEQRGDVENGVARVTYVVDRNINYSNICSCGCKFCAFFAAPGDARGYVLSTEELERKVAETVALGGSQILMQGGHHPELPFSFYEDMLRHIRDTFPTIHIHAFSPPEIVYFSELYGMEVAEVIRRLHEAGLASIPGGGAEILVDRVRKHVAPNKCSAGAWLGVMREAHQQGLKTTATMMFGHVETRAERIDHMLAVRDLQDETGGFTAFIPWGFQPHNTALAKDENGAARRPPTSCSYMRVLALSRIVLDNVPNIQASWVTMGPQIAQLALLGGANDFGSTMIEENVVAATGVSFSLPENDIRRLIREAGFTPRRRRMDYTLRDDDAEDKQ; from the coding sequence GTGCTGATCGCAACCCTTCCGGACGCCGTCCGCTCCGTGGCCGACGCTGTTCTCGACGGGCAGCGCATCGGCAAGGACGAGGCCCTGCTCCTGGCCTACGAGGCTGATCTGCATACCCTCATGCGCCTTGCCCACGCCGTTCGCATGCGCAAGGCCGAGCAGCGCGGCGATGTGGAAAACGGCGTGGCCCGGGTTACGTATGTTGTGGACCGCAACATCAATTACTCCAACATCTGCAGCTGCGGCTGCAAGTTCTGTGCGTTCTTTGCCGCGCCCGGCGATGCGCGCGGCTACGTTCTTTCCACGGAAGAGCTGGAACGCAAGGTGGCGGAGACCGTGGCCCTGGGCGGCTCGCAGATCCTCATGCAAGGCGGTCACCATCCGGAGCTGCCATTTTCCTTTTACGAGGACATGCTGCGCCACATCCGGGACACCTTCCCGACCATCCACATCCACGCCTTCTCCCCGCCGGAGATCGTCTACTTCTCCGAGCTGTACGGCATGGAGGTGGCCGAGGTCATCCGCCGGCTGCACGAGGCCGGCCTGGCCTCCATTCCGGGCGGCGGCGCCGAGATTCTGGTGGACCGCGTGCGCAAGCACGTCGCCCCCAACAAGTGCTCGGCCGGGGCATGGCTCGGCGTAATGCGCGAGGCGCATCAACAGGGGCTCAAGACAACCGCCACCATGATGTTCGGCCATGTGGAAACGCGCGCCGAGCGTATCGACCACATGCTGGCCGTGCGCGATCTCCAGGACGAGACCGGCGGCTTCACCGCGTTCATCCCCTGGGGCTTCCAGCCGCACAACACGGCCCTGGCCAAGGACGAGAACGGCGCGGCCCGCCGCCCGCCCACAAGCTGCAGCTACATGCGGGTGCTCGCGCTCTCGCGCATCGTGCTGGACAACGTGCCGAACATCCAGGCCTCCTGGGTGACCATGGGACCGCAGATCGCGCAGCTCGCCCTGCTCGGCGGGGCCAACGACTTCGGCTCCACCATGATCGAGGAAAACGTGGTCGCGGCCACGGGCGTCAGCTTCTCCTTGCCTGAAAACGATATCCGCCGCCTCATCCGCGAGGCCGGATTCACACCGCGCCGCCGGCGCATGGACTACACCCTGCGCGACGACGATGCCGAGGACAAACAATGA
- the mqnE gene encoding aminofutalosine synthase MqnE encodes MLNPRFYEALGIDDIREKVQASERLTIEDGRRLFECPDLSSVAALAHYVRMQRHGMRVTWVRNRHVNYTNVCANDCRFCAFHRRVGEEGGFTLNLDEIVDKATSAGDITELHIVGGCHPELGLDFFETALRTLHKKLPNTSIKAFTPVEIEHFAKLESISTREVLERLSAAGQEMMPGGGAEIFDPDVRARICPEKVSGDEWLRISKEAHSMGIRTNCTMLFGHVESVEHRLDHLDKLRRLQDETNGFICFILLPFLIKNSALELPEGFAGVSAPDILRTLAISRLMLDNIPHIKSYWVMLGVKLALTALHYGADDFDGTVVEEKIGHMAGASSEQALTPEGIVAMACDCGFTPVERDALFRPKNTEPQGESPC; translated from the coding sequence ATGCTGAACCCCCGATTCTACGAGGCCCTCGGAATAGACGACATCCGGGAAAAAGTGCAGGCGAGCGAGCGCCTGACCATCGAGGACGGCCGGCGGCTCTTCGAATGCCCGGATCTCTCCTCCGTGGCCGCTCTGGCCCATTATGTGCGGATGCAGCGCCACGGCATGCGCGTTACCTGGGTCCGCAACCGCCACGTCAACTACACCAACGTCTGCGCCAACGACTGCCGTTTCTGCGCGTTCCACCGCCGCGTGGGCGAGGAGGGCGGCTTTACCCTGAACCTGGACGAGATCGTGGACAAGGCGACCTCGGCAGGAGACATCACCGAGCTGCACATCGTGGGCGGCTGCCACCCGGAGCTGGGCCTCGACTTCTTCGAGACAGCCCTGCGCACCCTGCACAAGAAGCTGCCCAACACGAGCATCAAGGCCTTCACACCCGTGGAGATCGAGCATTTCGCCAAGCTGGAGTCCATCTCCACCCGCGAGGTACTGGAGCGGTTGAGCGCTGCCGGCCAGGAGATGATGCCCGGCGGCGGCGCCGAGATCTTCGACCCGGATGTTCGTGCGCGCATCTGCCCGGAAAAGGTGAGCGGCGACGAGTGGCTGCGCATCTCCAAGGAGGCGCACTCCATGGGCATCCGCACCAACTGCACCATGCTTTTCGGCCACGTGGAAAGCGTGGAGCACCGGCTGGACCATCTGGACAAGCTGCGCCGGCTGCAGGACGAGACGAACGGCTTCATCTGCTTCATCCTCCTGCCGTTTCTCATCAAGAACAGCGCGCTGGAGCTGCCGGAAGGATTCGCCGGCGTCTCGGCCCCGGATATCCTGCGGACCCTCGCCATCTCCCGGCTCATGCTCGACAACATCCCGCACATCAAGTCCTACTGGGTCATGCTCGGGGTCAAACTGGCGCTCACGGCACTGCACTACGGAGCGGACGACTTCGACGGCACCGTGGTGGAGGAGAAAATCGGCCATATGGCCGGCGCCTCCAGCGAGCAGGCCCTGACGCCGGAGGGCATTGTGGCCATGGCCTGCGACTGCGGCTTTACCCCAGTGGAGCGGGACGCCCTTTTCCGGCCCAAGAACACCGAACCGCAAGGAGAATCGCCGTGCTGA
- a CDS encoding TetR/AcrR family transcriptional regulator: MESIHQNTDAPASATFLNLPEEKQQRVYQAALDEFSAHGFGSASSNRIARALGIAKGSLFQYFGNKERLFHYVFDRVAGQFAEPLRSVRDATRDEPLGQRIREALLTVSAFLEAHPEVYRLYTRMLFQESFPLRETLLSRVRSLSTKYWRSLVEDAKARGELRPDVDMEAAVFFLDALMDRFFQARTLPYMDTGFGLHDDARLDACIDALVSCIERGLIAPC, from the coding sequence ATGGAATCCATCCATCAAAATACTGACGCCCCGGCTTCAGCCACGTTTCTCAATTTGCCGGAGGAAAAGCAGCAACGCGTCTACCAGGCCGCGCTGGACGAGTTCTCGGCGCACGGCTTCGGCAGCGCCAGCTCCAACCGCATCGCGCGCGCTCTGGGCATCGCCAAGGGCTCGCTCTTCCAGTACTTCGGCAACAAGGAGCGCCTCTTCCACTACGTATTCGACCGTGTGGCCGGGCAGTTTGCCGAGCCTTTGCGCTCCGTACGCGACGCTACCCGCGATGAGCCTCTGGGCCAGCGCATCCGCGAAGCGCTCCTGACCGTCAGCGCTTTTCTGGAAGCGCACCCCGAGGTCTACCGCCTGTACACGCGCATGCTCTTTCAGGAGTCTTTTCCGTTACGCGAAACACTGCTGTCACGAGTCCGCAGCCTGTCCACGAAATACTGGCGCTCCCTGGTGGAGGACGCCAAGGCCCGCGGCGAGCTGCGGCCGGATGTGGATATGGAAGCGGCCGTCTTCTTTCTGGACGCGCTTATGGATCGATTCTTCCAGGCGCGCACCTTACCCTATATGGACACCGGCTTCGGCCTGCACGACGACGCCCGGCTGGACGCGTGCATCGACGCCCTGGTGTCCTGCATCGAGCGAGGTTTGATCGCACCATGCTGA
- a CDS encoding 1,4-dihydroxy-6-naphthoate synthase — MKLRLGISPCPNDTFIFHGLLHPEAQPEMTPPPYTFDTTYADVEELNRMALASEPDVCKVSAHAAAFMLDEYVVLRCGGALGYGCGPLLLAQQNVSIEDIWAGPIAIPGRMTTAALLLELCGRSKGLGPSTEANRPVMLYSEIMGAVERGEIPAGVIIHEGRFTFQEHGLTKVQDLGAWWEEAKGLPIPLGVIVMRRILGREAHVAMEQALRKSLAAGLAHPERASEFIAGYAQELDPRVIGQHVQTFVNNFSMELGSEGEACVRTFLNGARDVQDRAPVTAIFPE, encoded by the coding sequence ATGAAGCTGCGACTCGGCATATCCCCCTGTCCCAACGATACATTCATCTTCCACGGCCTGCTGCATCCGGAGGCGCAACCCGAGATGACGCCGCCCCCGTATACCTTCGACACCACCTATGCCGATGTGGAGGAGCTGAACCGCATGGCCCTGGCCAGCGAGCCGGACGTGTGCAAGGTCTCGGCCCATGCCGCGGCCTTCATGCTGGACGAGTACGTGGTGCTGCGCTGCGGCGGCGCGCTGGGCTACGGCTGCGGCCCGCTTCTGCTGGCTCAGCAGAACGTTTCCATCGAGGACATCTGGGCCGGCCCCATCGCCATCCCCGGCCGCATGACCACAGCCGCGCTTCTTCTGGAGCTCTGCGGCCGCAGCAAAGGGCTGGGCCCATCAACAGAGGCGAATCGGCCGGTCATGCTCTACTCGGAGATCATGGGCGCGGTGGAGCGCGGCGAGATTCCCGCCGGCGTTATCATCCACGAGGGCCGCTTTACTTTTCAGGAGCATGGCCTGACCAAGGTGCAGGACCTGGGCGCGTGGTGGGAAGAGGCCAAGGGGCTGCCCATCCCCTTGGGCGTCATCGTGATGCGTCGGATTCTTGGCCGGGAAGCACATGTGGCCATGGAGCAGGCCCTGCGCAAAAGCCTGGCCGCCGGCCTGGCCCACCCGGAACGCGCTAGCGAGTTCATCGCCGGCTACGCCCAGGAGCTGGACCCCCGCGTCATCGGCCAGCACGTGCAGACCTTTGTCAACAACTTCAGCATGGAGCTGGGTTCCGAAGGCGAAGCCTGCGTGCGGACATTCCTCAACGGCGCCCGCGACGTGCAGGACCGCGCGCCTGTGACGGCGATTTTTCCGGAGTAA